From a single Collimonas pratensis genomic region:
- a CDS encoding LysE family translocator: protein MPNLNLLLGFALVAFGMVLMPGPNMIYLISRSICQGPKAGFISLAGVATGFVFYMLCAAFGITALLFAVPLAYDILRFGGAAYLLYLAWQAVKPGGRSPFAVRDLPVDSNRKLFFMGLFTNLLNPKVALMYLALMPQFIDPNGASILVQSLGLGVVQILISITVNSAVTLAAGSIAGFLGSRPSWLLIQRWLMGTVLAGLAVRIALQAKK, encoded by the coding sequence ATGCCGAATCTTAATTTACTGCTGGGTTTTGCGCTGGTCGCCTTCGGCATGGTGCTGATGCCAGGTCCCAACATGATCTACCTGATTTCGCGCTCGATCTGCCAGGGGCCGAAAGCCGGCTTCATTTCGCTGGCCGGCGTCGCCACCGGATTCGTGTTCTACATGCTGTGCGCCGCCTTCGGCATCACTGCCCTGCTGTTTGCGGTGCCGCTGGCTTACGATATCCTGCGTTTCGGCGGCGCTGCCTACCTGCTCTACCTGGCATGGCAAGCGGTCAAGCCGGGCGGCCGCTCGCCTTTCGCAGTGCGCGACCTGCCTGTGGACAGTAACCGCAAACTGTTCTTCATGGGTTTGTTCACCAACCTGCTCAATCCCAAGGTGGCCTTGATGTACCTGGCGCTGATGCCGCAATTCATCGATCCCAACGGCGCCAGCATCCTGGTGCAGTCGCTGGGACTGGGCGTGGTGCAGATCCTGATCAGCATCACGGTCAATTCGGCAGTGACGCTGGCGGCCGGCAGCATTGCCGGCTTCCTTGGCAGCCGGCCGAGCTGGCTGCTGATCCAGCGCTGGCTGATGGGCACGGTGCTGGCCGGCCTGGCGGTACGGATCGCGCTGCAGGCAAAAAAATAA
- the cls gene encoding cardiolipin synthase, translating into MPFALISAVVLLLHAAGIIAAIHALMHTRTPQGAVAWVFGLVLLPYFTLLPYLFLGSKRFSGYAELHHSRQARLQQLDDPAQLALSAEYPPHPGAQRYQAISKMLGVPFLSGHRLRLLVNGAASFEAIFAAIASAEHYLLVQFFIIHDDELGRKLQAALLERAAAGVRVYVLYDGVGSHDLPPSYGAILRAGGVEIHRFATRRWRNRFQLNFRNHRKVVVVDGWRGFVGGLNVGEEYLGHKPPLAPWRDTHMELQGPAVADLQLAFDENWQWITGQPLKLSAPRPAAGQATALIAATGPADAQETCSLFFVQAIHAARQRLWLTTPYLVPDSAVNAALQLAVFRGVDVRILIPAIADHRTVFLASTLYAHELVRAGVRIFRYQPGFIHQKVMLIDDDTASVGSMNLDNRSLRLNFEITSLNIDSTFAGEVETMLQADFAQGREIDVADYARLHYLYRVLIHVARLLSPLL; encoded by the coding sequence TTGCCGTTTGCCTTGATTTCCGCCGTCGTTCTGCTGTTGCATGCCGCCGGCATCATCGCCGCCATCCATGCCCTGATGCATACGCGCACGCCGCAAGGCGCGGTGGCCTGGGTGTTCGGCCTGGTGCTGCTGCCCTATTTCACCCTGTTGCCCTATCTATTCCTCGGCAGTAAGCGCTTTTCCGGCTACGCCGAACTGCATCACTCGCGCCAGGCGCGCCTGCAGCAGCTGGACGATCCGGCCCAGCTGGCCTTGTCGGCGGAGTATCCGCCGCACCCCGGCGCCCAGCGCTACCAGGCCATCAGCAAGATGCTCGGCGTGCCTTTTCTCAGCGGCCATCGGCTGCGCCTGCTGGTCAACGGCGCCGCCAGTTTTGAAGCGATCTTCGCCGCCATCGCCAGCGCCGAACACTACCTGCTGGTGCAGTTTTTCATCATTCACGACGACGAGCTCGGCCGCAAGCTGCAGGCGGCGCTGCTAGAGCGCGCCGCCGCCGGCGTCCGCGTGTATGTGCTGTACGACGGCGTCGGCAGCCACGATCTGCCCCCATCCTATGGCGCCATCCTGCGCGCCGGCGGCGTCGAAATCCATCGTTTCGCCACGCGCCGCTGGCGCAACCGCTTCCAGCTCAACTTCCGTAATCACCGCAAGGTGGTGGTGGTGGACGGCTGGCGCGGCTTTGTCGGCGGCCTCAATGTCGGCGAGGAATACCTCGGCCACAAGCCGCCGCTGGCGCCCTGGCGCGATACCCATATGGAGTTGCAAGGACCGGCAGTGGCCGACCTGCAGCTGGCCTTCGATGAAAACTGGCAGTGGATCACCGGCCAGCCGCTCAAGCTGTCGGCGCCGCGCCCGGCCGCCGGCCAAGCCACCGCGCTGATCGCCGCCACCGGTCCGGCCGACGCCCAGGAAACCTGTTCGCTGTTCTTCGTCCAGGCCATCCACGCCGCCCGCCAGCGGCTGTGGCTGACCACGCCCTACCTGGTGCCCGACTCGGCCGTCAACGCCGCCTTGCAGCTGGCGGTATTCCGCGGCGTCGATGTGCGCATCCTGATCCCGGCCATCGCCGACCATCGCACCGTGTTCCTGGCGTCGACCTTGTATGCGCATGAGCTGGTGCGTGCCGGCGTGCGCATATTCCGCTACCAGCCCGGCTTCATCCATCAGAAGGTAATGCTGATCGACGACGACACCGCCTCGGTCGGCAGCATGAACCTGGATAATCGTTCGTTGCGGCTGAATTTTGAAATCACGTCCCTGAACATCGACAGCACATTTGCCGGCGAAGTGGAAACCATGCTGCAGGCCGATTTTGCACAGGGCCGGGAAATCGACGTCGCCGATTACGCCAGACTGCACTATCTGTACCGGGTGCTGATCCACGTGGCGCGACTGCTGAGTCCGCTACTCTGA
- a CDS encoding VOC family protein, which translates to MTTHKPADHNAVSPYLLVQDVQSMLLFLTATFGAVEIYKMTLPDGSVKHAEVRIDDSIVMLGERPDGRDPVVCSTHVYVPSVDACYSRALAAGASSISAPADQSYGDRSAGIHDPEGNIWWLGTYLGKA; encoded by the coding sequence ATGACAACCCACAAGCCCGCCGATCACAATGCCGTCTCGCCCTACCTGCTGGTGCAGGACGTTCAAAGCATGCTGCTCTTCCTCACGGCCACCTTCGGCGCAGTCGAGATCTACAAGATGACCTTGCCGGACGGTTCGGTAAAACACGCGGAAGTGCGCATCGATGACTCTATCGTCATGCTGGGAGAACGCCCGGACGGCCGCGATCCCGTCGTCTGTTCGACCCACGTCTATGTACCTTCGGTTGACGCTTGCTATAGCCGCGCGCTGGCCGCCGGCGCCAGCAGCATCTCGGCGCCGGCCGACCAGTCCTACGGCGACCGTAGCGCCGGGATCCACGACCCGGAAGGCAATATCTGGTGGCTGGGGACCTACCTTGGCAAGGCATGA
- a CDS encoding LamG-like jellyroll fold domain-containing protein — MTRRNFISSLGALFLAGCGGGDMAPASASDGSPATAALPVQTPALTSVPTSAPLPAPTPTPPETTPPPPNNTFVHPGLLHTQADFDRMSQKVKANAAPWVDGWNVLIANSHARLSYMPRPQVAIYRGSDGVHAENYALLYNDIAATYACALRWKISGDTTYADKAVAILNAWSSTLTLLGGNSNVDLAAGLYGYEFANAAEIMRSYSGWAATDLASFQNMIRTVFYPINHDFLIRHNGTEVTHYWANWDLCNMASIMAIGVLCDDRAMFNEAVDYFKNGAGNGAVSQAVYYMHPGYLGQWQETGRDQGHNTLGIALMGPICEMAWNQGVDLYGYDNNRFLAGAEYVAKANLIESGNAFYTVPYVTYNNVDHVNQTAFATGGQGDVRPGWALVYNHYVNRKGLAAPYSKKFAAQIQPEGGGGNYGPNSGGYDQLGYGTLTCTRDPIASGAAPSGLTAIASQGQVVLSWWGSAYASSYDVKRGTNAGGPYTTIATGINDLLSYTDSADSGLAAGTYYYVVISQTPSGASLASNETSATTAVQLLAYLALDDGNGLTATDSSGKGHAGMLVNGASWAGGKKGGALSLNGSDGYVSLPADIVSDVADITVAAWVFWKASSKWARIFDFGSGSGHYMMLTARGDTGFPRFAITVNGAYGEHAIDGNAALSVGQWVHVAVTLSGKTGTLYLDGNPVGSNPAMVLAPFRLGGTSQNWIGRSQYAADPYFNGLIDEFRIYRGALSAAQIAALM, encoded by the coding sequence ATGACGCGTCGCAATTTCATATCCAGTCTTGGTGCATTGTTCCTGGCGGGCTGTGGCGGCGGCGATATGGCGCCCGCGAGTGCCAGTGATGGTTCGCCGGCTACTGCAGCCCTCCCTGTGCAGACACCAGCACTTACTTCCGTGCCGACATCGGCGCCACTTCCGGCGCCTACTCCAACGCCACCTGAAACGACGCCCCCTCCTCCAAATAACACGTTTGTTCATCCTGGCTTGCTGCACACGCAAGCTGATTTTGACCGCATGAGCCAGAAAGTAAAGGCGAACGCGGCGCCGTGGGTCGACGGCTGGAATGTACTGATCGCCAACAGCCATGCCAGGCTGAGTTACATGCCTCGTCCGCAAGTGGCGATTTATCGCGGCAGCGACGGCGTGCATGCGGAGAACTACGCGCTTCTCTATAACGACATTGCCGCCACCTATGCTTGCGCGCTGCGCTGGAAAATTTCGGGCGATACCACCTATGCCGACAAGGCGGTGGCAATCCTGAACGCCTGGTCGTCGACGCTGACGCTATTGGGCGGTAATTCGAATGTCGACCTGGCCGCCGGTCTCTACGGCTACGAATTCGCCAATGCAGCCGAAATCATGCGTTCCTACAGCGGCTGGGCCGCCACGGATCTTGCCAGTTTTCAGAACATGATACGGACCGTTTTTTACCCCATCAACCATGATTTCCTGATTCGCCACAACGGCACCGAGGTGACTCACTACTGGGCCAACTGGGATTTGTGCAATATGGCTTCGATCATGGCCATCGGCGTGCTATGCGACGACCGCGCCATGTTTAACGAAGCGGTCGACTATTTCAAGAACGGCGCGGGCAACGGCGCCGTTTCGCAGGCCGTCTATTACATGCATCCCGGCTACCTGGGGCAATGGCAGGAAACCGGCCGCGACCAGGGACACAACACGTTGGGCATCGCACTGATGGGGCCGATCTGCGAGATGGCCTGGAACCAGGGAGTCGATCTGTACGGCTATGACAATAACCGTTTCCTTGCCGGCGCCGAGTACGTTGCCAAGGCCAATCTGATCGAATCCGGCAATGCGTTTTATACCGTGCCCTATGTCACTTACAATAATGTCGACCATGTCAACCAGACTGCCTTTGCAACCGGCGGGCAAGGCGACGTGCGGCCTGGATGGGCGTTGGTCTATAACCATTACGTCAACCGTAAAGGATTGGCTGCACCGTATTCCAAGAAATTCGCGGCGCAGATCCAGCCGGAAGGCGGTGGTGGTAATTACGGACCGAACAGCGGTGGCTACGATCAATTGGGTTATGGCACGCTGACCTGCACGCGCGACCCGATTGCAAGCGGCGCGGCGCCGAGCGGCTTGACCGCGATTGCGAGCCAGGGACAGGTAGTGCTGTCGTGGTGGGGCAGTGCCTATGCAAGCAGCTACGACGTCAAGCGCGGCACGAATGCCGGTGGGCCCTATACAACCATCGCAACCGGCATCAATGATCTGCTGTCGTATACCGACAGTGCCGACAGTGGGCTTGCTGCCGGCACCTATTATTATGTCGTCATTTCGCAGACGCCGTCCGGCGCCAGCCTGGCCTCGAACGAGACGAGCGCGACTACGGCGGTGCAATTATTGGCTTACCTGGCGCTGGATGACGGCAACGGCCTCACGGCCACGGATTCCAGCGGCAAGGGGCATGCCGGGATGCTGGTCAATGGTGCAAGCTGGGCCGGCGGCAAGAAGGGTGGGGCGTTGTCGCTGAACGGCAGCGACGGTTACGTCAGCCTGCCTGCCGATATCGTGAGCGATGTGGCTGATATCACGGTCGCCGCCTGGGTGTTCTGGAAAGCATCCAGTAAATGGGCGCGCATCTTCGATTTCGGTTCCGGCAGCGGCCACTACATGATGTTGACTGCCCGTGGCGATACCGGATTCCCACGCTTTGCGATAACGGTCAATGGCGCTTACGGTGAGCATGCAATCGACGGCAACGCTGCACTGTCGGTCGGGCAATGGGTCCATGTCGCCGTCACCCTGTCCGGCAAAACCGGAACCTTGTACCTGGACGGCAATCCGGTAGGCAGCAATCCTGCGATGGTCCTGGCGCCGTTCCGCCTGGGTGGCACCAGCCAGAACTGGATCGGCAGGTCGCAGTATGCCGCCGATCCGTACTTCAACGGCCTGATAGACGAATTCCGCATCTATCGCGGGGCTTTAAGCGCAGCGCAGATCGCTGCTTTGATGTGA
- a CDS encoding GTPase — translation MSTTVGADFGVVDLDGGEQLHIYGSPGQDRFDFMRGWLLSMAIGVIIMIDANDADAIHTVEQYVRTIFSVSETMPCMLLLARPVSIEESNRFASELTSALGMAVPMITADVRDKSQMLDALDIFSSLLTTI, via the coding sequence ATGAGCACGACCGTGGGCGCCGACTTCGGCGTCGTCGACCTGGATGGCGGCGAGCAGCTGCATATCTACGGCAGCCCGGGACAAGACCGTTTCGACTTCATGCGCGGCTGGCTGCTATCCATGGCCATCGGCGTCATCATCATGATCGACGCCAATGACGCGGATGCAATCCACACGGTGGAGCAATATGTGCGCACCATCTTTTCCGTTTCCGAAACCATGCCATGCATGTTGCTGTTGGCGCGCCCAGTCAGCATCGAGGAAAGCAACCGGTTTGCTTCGGAACTGACCAGCGCGCTGGGCATGGCGGTGCCGATGATCACCGCAGACGTACGGGACAAATCACAGATGCTCGATGCATTGGATATATTTTCATCGCTGCTGACAACAATATAA
- a CDS encoding roadblock/LC7 domain-containing protein translates to MKIKTNLASASIAAHHVFDQIGFSQNGITTVVMTTLDGQEIAIYDPAQKFSAVRLSAMTSSLVAIARSVGKEVNFDGCDRLMLETPAGKIIFRPVGNQHPYLLCVVVNRDAILGHTIWTVDKIVSNFIQQLNLGQ, encoded by the coding sequence ATGAAAATCAAAACCAATCTCGCTTCCGCATCCATCGCAGCCCATCATGTATTCGACCAGATCGGCTTCTCCCAGAACGGCATCACCACCGTAGTCATGACCACGCTCGATGGGCAGGAAATCGCGATCTACGATCCCGCACAGAAATTCAGCGCGGTGCGCCTGTCTGCCATGACCAGTTCCCTGGTCGCCATCGCACGCTCGGTCGGTAAGGAAGTGAACTTCGATGGCTGCGATCGCCTGATGCTTGAAACCCCGGCAGGAAAAATCATTTTCCGGCCAGTCGGTAATCAACATCCCTACCTGCTGTGCGTCGTGGTCAATCGTGACGCCATCCTGGGCCACACGATATGGACGGTCGACAAGATCGTCAGCAATTTCATCCAGCAGCTAAACCTGGGTCAATGA
- a CDS encoding amino acid ABC transporter substrate-binding protein — MHTDGFLRAGCSFLGTMLLSSLLFSPEAIAGATLAKIRDTQTITVAYRETTAPFSYLDADKKPIGFTIDLCSKIIEGIRQELKLPQLKVAYLAVTPSTRIKAITSGQADLECGTTTNNAERRKQVAFTVPHFFAGVRMAVRTDSGIKNWINLRGKEVVTTKGTTTVKLLNDRNKVRVLALNLVDGNDHAESFSMLEKGQVAAFVMDDVILYGLRANMTHPEEFAIVGDALSVEPYAIMLTKDDAEFKASVDRQMADMQNDGDFRKIYSKWFMNPIPPRGKSMNMPMGYLLRDSILYPTDKIGD, encoded by the coding sequence ATGCACACTGATGGTTTTCTGCGGGCGGGATGTTCTTTTTTGGGAACGATGTTGCTAAGTTCCTTGCTGTTTTCGCCGGAGGCGATTGCCGGCGCCACCTTGGCCAAAATCCGGGATACCCAGACTATCACGGTCGCCTATCGGGAAACCACGGCGCCGTTCTCATACCTTGATGCGGACAAGAAACCGATCGGCTTTACCATCGACCTGTGCTCGAAAATTATCGAAGGCATACGGCAGGAATTGAAACTGCCGCAGTTGAAAGTGGCATATCTGGCTGTGACGCCTTCCACCCGCATAAAGGCCATCACAAGCGGTCAGGCCGACCTGGAATGCGGCACAACCACCAATAACGCTGAGCGCCGCAAGCAGGTAGCGTTTACCGTCCCGCATTTTTTTGCCGGCGTGCGGATGGCGGTGCGCACGGATTCAGGTATCAAGAACTGGATAAATCTGCGCGGAAAAGAAGTCGTGACAACCAAAGGAACCACTACTGTCAAGTTGTTAAATGACAGAAACAAGGTGAGAGTACTGGCCCTGAATCTGGTTGACGGGAACGATCACGCCGAATCGTTCAGCATGCTGGAAAAGGGGCAGGTCGCTGCGTTCGTGATGGACGACGTTATCCTGTACGGCCTTCGCGCGAACATGACGCACCCCGAAGAATTCGCGATCGTCGGCGATGCGCTGTCGGTGGAACCATACGCTATCATGCTGACCAAAGACGATGCGGAATTCAAGGCATCGGTTGACCGGCAAATGGCGGACATGCAGAACGACGGCGATTTCCGGAAGATCTACAGCAAATGGTTCATGAATCCGATTCCGCCGCGGGGCAAGAGCATGAACATGCCGATGGGATACCTGCTGCGGGACTCGATTCTTTACCCCACCGATAAAATCGGCGATTGA
- a CDS encoding response regulator transcription factor: MIRVLLADDHAIMREGLKQLFALGKEVAVVEEAVNGGQVLDALQAGGIDLILLDMTMPGVSGVNLIQRIRAHESNPPILVLSMHNELPIARRALAAGAAGYLTKDNKPEILMTAIRKVVAGGRFIDPELAEQMVFESSSSDQRPPHELLSDREFHILRLLVRGKSVNEVAEELSISNKTVSTHKARLMQKMNFQNNAELVRYAVTYNLIE, from the coding sequence ATGATACGAGTATTGCTTGCCGACGATCACGCGATCATGCGTGAAGGGCTGAAACAATTGTTTGCCCTTGGCAAAGAGGTAGCGGTAGTCGAGGAAGCCGTCAACGGCGGACAAGTGCTCGATGCCTTGCAGGCGGGCGGCATCGACCTGATATTGCTGGACATGACCATGCCGGGCGTCAGCGGTGTCAACCTTATCCAGCGTATCCGAGCCCACGAATCCAATCCGCCGATCCTGGTGCTCAGCATGCACAATGAACTGCCGATCGCACGCCGGGCCTTGGCCGCCGGCGCCGCCGGCTACCTGACCAAGGACAACAAACCGGAAATACTGATGACCGCCATCCGCAAAGTAGTGGCGGGAGGACGCTTCATCGATCCTGAACTGGCAGAACAGATGGTGTTCGAATCGAGCAGTTCCGACCAGCGCCCACCGCATGAACTCTTGTCAGATCGAGAGTTCCACATCCTGCGGCTGCTGGTGCGCGGCAAAAGCGTCAACGAAGTTGCCGAAGAACTTTCGATCAGCAACAAGACAGTCAGCACCCACAAGGCTCGGCTGATGCAAAAAATGAACTTTCAGAACAACGCCGAGCTGGTGCGCTACGCGGTTACCTACAACCTTATCGAATGA
- a CDS encoding sensor histidine kinase has protein sequence MKSWRGCRQLIVILWLICMPPVVLGQQLPLRYYSQSDGLANMSVTALAQEPGGYLWIGTQNGLFRYDGARFQRFGLGDSLSAPFITALHVDGSGRLWAGTNDGLYLWQGQRFVPLQFQNVQFTFYQGQTFATVGPDRLLMLSKDRLWLVQSTDHGQSWQAREFFEAGQLSPYPEMQILFSIHVGARGDLWMGCARALCHYDQGKLQVLGRNSGLPAGENWRAILHDRQGQLWVRGEHKVFVLASEGGLFQDRSPDQSQQQKAHGVPFLATDAAGRMFSRQDEGILRWNGKRWESFGESSGLIVGGGINAILFDRDGGVWLGSTGHGLVHWIGYPNWENWTTRQGLPSNVVLSFLRDRQDLLHVGTRSGAATLQQAGYFSVNPTTYGGTSHQWGSTAEDAEGNIWAGSLSGLLVRRGRGAEADVKVAELPPINSMFFDQSGQLWIATEIGIYSIRQPQSNPVPVKITAFPSIGDINASQGCQGLAGVLWFVTDKGLLRFDGVQWRKPRIKPAAQVFQPSAMACTHSEILWLGGDAGQVWRGVDQGEAVDISEVTPSLLRDRWVGALLEDSRGWLWVSTDAGIGVWNHKQWRFFNQESGLVWNDTDLNAFYEDRDGSMWVATSGGASHILRPESLFAPLRLDVLVESITRDGATVARDQPVRLPWSSGPLNFKLAALSYQNRETLNFRYRMQGLEADWSKTSVPEVRYAALPPGRYRFQVAADNPAMRAYSPTAEVEVVILSPWWSTRTFYVVCGLLSLMLLYLMHRYRIRRLFARQRLKEQHARQRAYELEASREEERKRLTREIHDELGQHLSALRMGVSVVGLEFGENNPSLQGKIERMVTLVDGTIKVVRNVVASLRPSALNMGIVSALEWLAEEFRSNTGIPCSLDVREENIVLDDARATTIFRIAQESLTNISRHAQASQVEISLERKTQHYLLEVRDNGRGFDASVQKKKSFGLIGIRERALMLGGEAAIFSVPGVGTTIRVSIPVADAAPTQ, from the coding sequence ATGAAGAGCTGGCGCGGATGTCGTCAACTGATCGTCATATTGTGGCTGATCTGCATGCCGCCGGTGGTGCTTGGCCAGCAGTTGCCCTTGCGCTATTACAGCCAGTCGGACGGTTTGGCAAATATGAGTGTTACGGCCCTGGCGCAGGAACCGGGCGGTTATCTCTGGATCGGCACGCAAAATGGACTGTTTCGCTACGACGGGGCACGGTTTCAGCGTTTTGGCTTAGGCGACAGTTTGTCCGCTCCTTTCATTACCGCGCTGCATGTCGACGGCAGCGGCCGCTTGTGGGCCGGCACCAACGACGGCTTGTACCTGTGGCAAGGACAGCGTTTCGTGCCGCTGCAATTCCAGAATGTCCAATTCACTTTCTACCAAGGGCAGACCTTTGCCACTGTCGGGCCAGATCGCCTGCTGATGCTCAGCAAAGACCGGCTGTGGCTGGTGCAATCGACGGACCACGGCCAGTCCTGGCAGGCACGCGAATTTTTCGAGGCAGGGCAGTTGTCGCCCTATCCGGAGATGCAGATCCTGTTCAGCATCCATGTCGGCGCGCGCGGAGACTTGTGGATGGGATGCGCGCGCGCGCTGTGCCATTACGACCAGGGAAAGCTGCAGGTCCTGGGCAGGAACAGCGGTTTGCCCGCCGGCGAAAATTGGCGCGCTATCCTGCATGATAGACAAGGACAGCTCTGGGTACGCGGTGAACACAAGGTTTTTGTGCTGGCGTCGGAGGGCGGCCTTTTCCAGGACCGCTCGCCAGATCAGAGCCAGCAGCAGAAAGCGCACGGAGTTCCGTTTCTGGCGACAGACGCTGCCGGCAGGATGTTCAGCCGGCAAGACGAAGGCATCCTGCGCTGGAACGGCAAGCGCTGGGAATCCTTCGGCGAGTCCAGTGGACTGATAGTCGGCGGCGGCATCAACGCCATCCTGTTTGATCGCGACGGCGGCGTCTGGCTTGGATCGACGGGGCATGGGCTGGTGCATTGGATAGGTTATCCGAACTGGGAGAACTGGACTACCAGGCAAGGCCTGCCCAGCAATGTCGTGCTGTCGTTCTTGCGCGACCGGCAAGATTTGCTGCATGTAGGCACCCGTTCTGGCGCCGCCACATTGCAGCAGGCTGGGTATTTTTCGGTTAACCCAACAACCTATGGCGGTACCTCCCACCAGTGGGGAAGCACGGCTGAAGATGCCGAAGGCAATATCTGGGCCGGCTCGCTCTCAGGACTCCTGGTACGCCGCGGGCGCGGCGCTGAAGCGGACGTCAAGGTCGCTGAGCTGCCACCGATCAACAGCATGTTTTTCGACCAGTCGGGACAACTCTGGATTGCTACCGAGATCGGCATTTACAGCATCAGGCAGCCGCAATCGAATCCGGTTCCGGTAAAAATAACGGCGTTTCCTTCCATTGGGGATATCAACGCGTCCCAGGGGTGCCAGGGCCTAGCCGGGGTGCTGTGGTTTGTCACCGACAAGGGGCTGCTGCGTTTTGACGGCGTGCAATGGCGTAAGCCACGAATCAAGCCGGCGGCGCAGGTTTTCCAGCCTAGCGCCATGGCTTGCACCCATAGCGAAATACTGTGGCTGGGCGGCGACGCAGGGCAGGTCTGGCGCGGTGTCGACCAGGGTGAGGCGGTGGACATCAGCGAGGTTACGCCGTCGCTGCTGCGGGATCGGTGGGTGGGGGCGCTGCTCGAAGACAGCCGTGGCTGGCTGTGGGTATCTACGGACGCCGGAATCGGCGTATGGAATCACAAGCAATGGCGGTTTTTCAACCAGGAGAGCGGGCTGGTATGGAACGACACTGACCTGAACGCCTTTTATGAAGACCGCGATGGCTCGATGTGGGTAGCGACCAGCGGCGGCGCCTCCCATATCCTGCGGCCGGAATCGCTGTTCGCGCCGTTGCGGCTGGATGTGCTGGTGGAAAGCATCACACGCGACGGCGCAACCGTTGCTCGCGACCAGCCAGTGCGCCTGCCGTGGAGCTCGGGCCCGCTCAATTTCAAGCTGGCCGCATTGTCTTACCAGAACCGCGAGACCCTGAATTTTCGTTACAGGATGCAAGGCCTGGAAGCTGACTGGTCGAAAACAAGCGTCCCCGAGGTGCGATATGCTGCCTTGCCTCCCGGTCGTTATCGTTTCCAAGTTGCAGCTGACAATCCTGCCATGCGGGCTTATTCGCCGACGGCAGAAGTCGAGGTTGTGATTCTGTCGCCGTGGTGGTCAACCAGGACTTTCTACGTGGTTTGCGGCTTGTTGTCACTGATGCTGCTGTACTTGATGCATCGATACCGGATCCGCAGGCTGTTCGCGCGCCAGCGGCTCAAGGAACAGCACGCGCGTCAACGCGCCTACGAACTGGAAGCGTCGCGGGAAGAAGAACGCAAGCGCCTGACGCGTGAAATCCACGATGAACTGGGACAGCATCTGTCGGCGCTGCGCATGGGGGTGTCGGTGGTGGGGCTGGAGTTCGGGGAGAATAATCCGTCGCTGCAAGGAAAAATAGAACGCATGGTGACGCTGGTGGACGGCACGATCAAGGTGGTGCGCAATGTCGTCGCATCGCTGCGTCCGTCGGCGCTGAACATGGGGATCGTGTCAGCGCTGGAGTGGCTGGCCGAAGAGTTTCGGAGTAATACCGGCATTCCGTGCAGCCTCGATGTGCGTGAAGAAAACATCGTCCTGGATGACGCGCGGGCGACCACCATTTTCCGCATCGCGCAGGAATCGTTGACCAATATCAGCCGCCATGCGCAAGCGAGCCAGGTAGAAATCAGCCTGGAAAGAAAGACGCAGCATTATCTGCTGGAGGTGCGCGACAATGGCAGGGGTTTTGACGCCAGCGTGCAAAAGAAGAAGTCGTTCGGCCTGATCGGCATCCGGGAGCGCGCGCTCATGCTCGGCGGCGAGGCTGCCATTTTCAGCGTGCCTGGCGTCGGCACCACGATCCGGGTGTCGATTCCCGTCGCCGATGCTGCGCCGACCCAATGA